In Roseicyclus marinus, the genomic window TCATCACCGTGCGCACATCCGCCTCGCGGCTTTGCAAGACGAAGGGGCCGGTGCCATTGGCGTTGCGCGCGGCAAAGGTGTCTTCGCCTGCCGCGTAATCCTGCACCTCGGCCGATCCGTTATCCGTGGTCCAGCCTGCATCCATCATCATGATGTTGGTCAGGTTGTTGGGCAAAAGCGGGTTCGGGCCATTCGTCACCACCTCGACCGTATAGGGGCCTGCGGCACGGACCTCGGTCACGCCGGTCAGAAGTTCCTTGAAGTTCGAGGTCTCGGTGCGGGCGCGGTTCAGGGAAAAGACGACATCCTCGGCGTCGAAGCTTTCGCCGCCGTGAAAGGTCACGCCCTCGCGCAGCTGGAACACCCAGACATTGGGGTCGCTGGCCGACGGTTCCCAGCTCAGCGCCAGCGCCGGTTCCATCTCGCCGCGATGATTGCGCACGATCAGCGGCTCGTAGATCTGGTGCAGAAGCGTCGTGGTCGGACCCTCGTTCTGCGAATGGGGGTCAAGCGTCAGCGCCTCGGATGCGCGGGCCCAGCGCAGCGTCTCGGCCGAGGCGCTGGCCGTAGTGAGCGCGGTGGTCGCCAGAAGCGCCGCGCCGAAGGCGGCGAGTTTCATGGTCATCAGTAATCTCCCTGATCTGTTATGTGTTGACCGGCCCCCGAGTATGGAGAGGTTTGCCGTCATGTCCAGACGCTGCGCGGGACACGTGCAATCCGGCCCGAGCATGGTTAGATGTGCGTGTGACCCACGAGAACCCGAGGACAACACCCATGCCAGCCCCCGCCAAAGAAGGGTCATGGATCGACCGTTTCGACGGATTGAGCGGGCTCGAGCCCCGCATCCGCGATATCCTCACCGCGCGCAGCCAGCTTGTGCGCCTGCCCAAGGGCACGGTGGTCTTCGCCCCCGGCAAATCGCCCGAGAACCTTCTGTTGCTTCTGTCGGGCACGGTCCGCGTCCAGCAACTGGGCGAAAACGGGCGCGAGGTGGTGCTTTACCGCGCGACCGCGGGGGAAAGCTGCGTTCTGACCACGGCCTGCATGCTGGCCTACGAGGATCACGCCGCCGAAGGCATCGCCGAAACCGAGGTGACGGCGGCCGCGATCCCGCGCGCAGTCTTTGACGATCTCGTGGCCTCTTCCAAGGAATTCCGCAATTTCGTGTTCCGCGCCTATTCGCGCCGCATGACCGACCTGTTCCGCGTGATCGAGGATATCGCCTTTCGCAGGATGGACATCCGTCTGGCGCAAAAGATCATCGAACGCGCCGATACCGGCGTGCTCAAGGCCACCCATGCCCAGCTGGCCGCCGAGCTTGGCACCGCGCGCGAGGTCATCTCCCGCCAATTGGCCGAGTTCCAGCGCCGCGGCTGGGTCGCGCAATCGCGCGGCACGGTCGAGATCCTCGATTGCGCGGCCCTGCGCCAATTGGCCGAAGGCTGACGCGCGCGCGGTCCTTTGCGGCTTGTGTGACTAGATCACCGATATGCAGCGACAGAATCGCTATGCATCATCCAGCGAACAGGAAGGAGACAGTCCAGATGACTGCTATCGTTGACGCATGCTTGCGCATTCTCGCCGGAGGTGTGGCATGATCGAAACCGCTTTCACCCCGTGGCAGTCGCTGGGCGGCGGCGTGCTGATCGGGCTTGCCTCGGTGCTCTTGATGCTGTCGGTCGGTCGCATCATGGGGGCCACCGGCGTTCTGGCCGGGATCTTTGCGCCTGCCTCGGTCGCCGACTTCAGCTGGCGCGTGGCGCTGTTGCTGGGAATGGTGACAGGGCCTGCGGTCTATTGGCTGGTCACGGGCGGCATGCCCGAGATCACCGTGCCCGCGTCCATGCCCATGCTCCTGATCGGGGGCTTCATCGTGGGCATCGGCGTGACCTACGGGTCGGGTTGCACCTCGGGCCATGGCGTCTGCGGCATGGCGCGTCTGTCACCCCGCTCGATCGCGGCCACGCTGACCTTCATGGCGACCACGGCTGCGACCGTTTTCGTCATCCGCCACGTGATCGGAGGATAAGCCGATGCACCTGATCGCCCTCTATCTCATCGGCGTGATCTTCGGCACCGGCATCGTGGTGTCGGGCATGGCCAATCCCGCCAAGGTCATCAATTTCTTCGATGTCGCGGGCACTTGGGACCCGAGCCTCATCTTCGTCATGGGGGGCGCGCTCATCGTGACCGCCGTGGGCTACCGACTTGTCTTCGGTCGCAGCCGCCCGATCTGGGAGGGGCGCTTCATGCTGCCCACGGCCCGCAATCTCGATCCGCGCCTCATCGGCGGGTCCGCCGTCTTCGGCATCGGCTGGGGCATCGCGGGCTTTTGCCCCGGTGGTGCGCTGCCGGCACTCGGCACGGGGCGGATCGATGTCATCGCTTTCGTCGGTGCGCTGATCCTCGGCATCTTCACCGCGAAATTCCTGCAAAACCTGTCGCGCCCAAAGGCGCAGGCAGCCTAGTGATCCGGAGGACCACGCCATGAAAGATTATCCCGTCAACATGACCGTCACGCCCGAGGTTCAGGCCTTTTTCGACGAGGCGACGAACACGATCAGCTACATCGTGAAGGACCCCAATTCGTCTTCCTGCGCCATCGTCGACAGCGTCATGGACATCGATTACGCCGCAGGGCGCATCACCTATGACCACGCCGACGAGCTGATCCGCCAGGTCGAGACGCAGGGCCTCAAGCTGGAATGGATCATCGAGACCCATGTCCATGCCGATCACCTGTCGGCTGCGCCCTACATCCAGCAAAAACTGGGCGGCAAGATCGGCATCGGCTCCAAGATCATGGTGGTGCAGGACACGTTCGGGAAAATCTTCAACGAAGGCACCGAATTCCAGCGCGATGGCAGCCAGTTCGATGCGCTCTTCGAGGATGGCGACACCTACATGATCGGCACGATGCAGGCTTTCGCCATGTACACGCCCGGTCATACGCCCGCCTGCATGGTGCATGTGATGGGCGATGCGGCTTTCGTGGGTGACACGCTGTTCATGCCCGATGGCGGTTCGGCGCGGGCCGATTTCCCCGGTGGCGATGCGGGCACGCTCTACGACAGCATCCAGAAGGTGCTGACCCTGCCCGACGAGACGCGGCTGTTCATGTGCCACGACTATGGTCCCAATGGCCGTGACATCCAGTGGGAAACCACCGTGGGCGAGGAACGGGCGCACAACATCCATGTCGGCGCCGGCAAGACGAAAGAGGAATTCGTCAAGTTCCGCACCGAACGCGATGCGCAGCTCGCCATGCCCAGGCTGATCATCCCCTCCCTGCAGGTCAACATGCGCGCAGGCGCCATTCCGACCGACAAGGATGGCCGCCCGATGCTCAAGGTGCCGGTGAACGGTCTCTGACATCAAGACGATCCGCGGGGGGGCAGCCCCCCGCAGCCATTCCCCTCGTGGGGAGCGAGGGATTTTCATCAGGAGGAGGCGCCGCAATGGACGCCAGAACGATCAATGCCGGCCTGTCGGTCAGCCCGCAAATCACGGCGGATGACGTGCAGACCGCAAAGGACCACGGCTTTCGCGCCATCATCTGCAATCGCCCCGATGGCGAAGGCATGGACCAGCCCAATTTCGAGGAAATCGAAACGGCGGCCAAGGCGCTGGGCCTCGAGACGCGCTACCTGCCGATCACGGCGGGCAAGGTGCAGGACGCGGATGCCACGGCCTTCGGCAAGCTTCTGACCGAATTGCCCGGCCCCGTGCTGGCCTATTGCCGCACCGGCACGCGTTCCGCGACGCTCTGGTCGCTGGCCGTGGCCAAGGACAAGCCGGTCTCCGACATTCTCGCCGCGACCAAGGCTGCGGGCTATGACATGGCGGGCGTCGTGCGGCGCATCGTCAATGGCGGCAAGACGCCCACCGACCGAGCGGATGCGCAATTCGACGTGGTGATCGTGGGCGGCGGGGCGGCGGGCCTGTCGGTTGCGGCCTCGATCCGGTCGCGCAAACCGGACCTCGATATCGCGGTGATCGATCCGGCCGATATCCACTATTACCAGCCCGGCTGGACCATGGTGGGTGGCGGGATCTTCGGCGCGGCCAAGACCGCCAAGACCATGGGCAGCGTGATGCCCGCAGGCGTCCACTGGATCAAATCCGCCGTCGCGGCCTTCGAGCCTGCCGACAATGCCGTGATCCTCGACGGGTGCCGCGTGGTGAAATACCGCCGCTTGATCGTCTGTCCCGGCCTGAAACTCGACTGGAACCGGGTCGAGGGTCTGGTGGACACGCTGGGCCAGAATGGCGTCACCTCGAACTACCGTTACGATCTTGCCCCCTATACCTGGAACCTCGTGAAGGGCATGAAACAGGGGCGCGCGATCTTTACCCAGCCGCCCATGCCCATCAAATGCGCAGGTGCCCCGCAAAAGGCGCTCTATCTCTCGGGCGATCACTGGCACCGCGAGGGCGTGCTCGACCAGATCGACATCCAGTTCATGAATGCAGGCGGCGTGCTTTTCGGGGTCAAGGATTACGTCCCGGCGCTGCAAAGCTACATGAACCGCTACAAGGCCGAGCTGAATTTCTTCCACAACCTGACCGCCATCGACGGTCCGGCGAAAAAGGCTTGGTTCGAGGTCAAGACCCCCGAGGCCGAGGCGCGCACCGTCGAGGTGGAGTTCGACATGATCCATGTCGTCCCGCCGCAGATCGCGCCCGATTTCATCCGCGTCTCGCCGCTTGCCGATGCTGCTGGATGGGTCGACGTGGATCAGGCGACGCTGCGCCACAAGACTTTTGAGAACATCTGGTCCTTGGGCGACGTGATGAACGCCCCCAATGCCAAGACCGCTGCCGCGGCCCGCATGCAGGCCCCGATCGTGGCCGAGAACCTCTGCGACGATATCGAGGGGCGCTCGCCCACGGCCATCTACAACGGCTACGGCTCCTGTCCGCTGACCGTGGAAAAGGGCAAGATCGTGCTGGCCGAATTCGGCTATGGCGGCACGCTGCTGCCGAGCTTCCCGAAATGGGTGATCGACGGCACGCGCCCCTCGCGCGCGGCATGGTTGCTCAAGGAACAGATCCTGCCGCCCTTCTACTGGAAGGCGATGCTGCGTGGAAAGGAATGGATGGTGAAACCCGAAAAGGTCACCGCCCGCTAAGATGCCCCAAGGCGACCCGGACCCTCGGGTCGCCTGAACCGATGAAAGACCGACCGGCATGAAGACCGACCTGATCGCCCTTGCAACGCGCTACATTCCCGTCCTCGACTGGGGGCGCAGCTACAGCCGCGATGCGCTGCACAATGACCTGATGGCGGCGGTCATCGTCACCATCATGCTGATCCCGCAATCGCTGGCCTATGCGATGCTGGCGGGCCTGCCGCCCGAGGCGGGGCTTTACGCCTCGATCCTGCCGATCATCCTTTATGCGATCTTCGGCACAAGCCGCGCGCTGGCGGTGGGGCCGGTGGCCGTCGTGTCGCTGATGACGGCAGCGGCGGTGGGGCAGGTGGCCGAACAGGGCACGGCGGGCTATGCGATCGCGGCCCTGACGCTCGCCGCGATGTCGGGGGCGATCCTGCTCGGCATGGGCCTGTTGAAGCTGGGCTTTCTGGCCAATTTCCTGAGCCATCCGGTGATCGCGGGCTTCATCACCGCATCGGGCATCCTGATCGCGGCAAGCCAGCTCAAGCATATCCTGGGCATCTCGGCCTCGGGCCATACCCTGCCCGAGGTGCTCTGGACGCTCGTCGAGCATCTGGGCGACGCCGATCCCGTCACCATGGTGATCGGCGTGGGGGCGACGGCCTTCCTGTTCTGGGTGCGCAAGGGGCTCAAGCCCTTTCTGATCGCGCGCGGCCTGAAACCCAAGCTTGCGGATGTGGCCCAAAAGGCCGGGCCTGTCGCCGCCGTTGTCGTGACCACGCTCATCGTCTGGGGCTTTGGTCTTGCCGACAGGGGCGTGCGCATCGTGGGCGACGTGCCGCAATCCCTGCCACCGCTGACGCTGCCCTCCTTCGATGTCGACCTGCTGAGGGCGCTTTTCGTGCCCGCGCTCCTGATCTCGGTCATCGGGTTCGTGGAATCGATCTCGGTGGCCCAGACGCTGGCCGCCAAGAAACGCCAGCGGATCGACCCCAACCAGGAATTGATCGGGCTGGGGGCGGCCAATCTCGGGGCAGGGTTCACGGGCGGCTATCCGGTCACGGGCGGCTTCGCGCGCTCGGTCGTGAATTACGACGCCGGGGCCGAAACGCCCGCCGCCGGGGCCTACACCGCCGTGGGTCTTGCCATTGCGGCCATGGCGCTGACGCCGCTCATCTATTTCCTGCCCACCGCGACGCTTGCGGCCACGATCATCGTCGCGGTGATGTCGCTTGTCGATTTCTCGATCCTGAAAACCGCCTGGCGCTATTCCAAGGCCGATTTCGCCGCCGTTGCCGCGACGATCCTTCTGACCCTGGGCTTCGGCGTGGAAACCGGCGTTTCGGCGGGGGTGATCCTGTCGATCCTCCTGCATCTCTACAAGACCTCGAAACCCCATGTCGCCGAGGTGGGCCTGGTGCCCGGCACCCAGCATTTCCGCAACATCCACCGCCACAAGGTCGAAACCGACCCCGCCGTCCTGACGATCCGCATCGACGAGAGCCTCTATTTCCCCAATGCCCGCTTTCTCGAGGATTACGTGCTGGGCCGCGTGGTCGAAGGCGGGCCGATCCGCCATGTCGTCTTGATGTGTTCGGCGGTCAACGTGATCGATTTCTCGGCGCTCGAGGCGCTCGAGGCGCTCAATCGCCGGCTCAAGGACATGGGCGTCACGCTCCACCTGTCCGAGGTGAAGGGGCCTGTGACGGACCGGCTGGAAAAGACCCATTTCCTGCAGGATCTGACGGGCCGCGTGTTCCTGTCGCAATATGATGCCTGGGTGGCGCTCACCGCCGCCCCGCCGCCCGCGAAAGCGGCCGGGTAGGGGGCCGAAAAACCCGGGTTTTTCGGGTGGGAAACCTCGAGGTTTCCCGCCTCACTCCACCACGCTCAGCGCCGGTTGCGCATGCTGCGCCATCGACCGGCCAGCCTGGTCGAAAAACAGCACCGTCTCGGGCTCCGCGAACAGCCGCAGGCTGTCGCCCTCGCGCACCCGGCTTGCGTGACCGTCGCGCTGGATCAGCCGATCCTCGCCCATCCGCAGATGCACCAGCGTCTCGGCCCCCAGCGCTTCGACCAGCACCACTTCGGCCTCGGGGCCCTCGCGTCCGATCCGCAGCGTTTCGGGCCGGACACCCGCCGCCACGGCCCCCGCAGGCGCGCCGCCCGCCAGCGCCGCGATGGCCTGACCGGCTGGCGTGCCCAGTTCGAAGACATTCATCGGCGGCGCCCCGATGAATTCCGCGACAAAGCGGCTCGCGGGCCGTTCATAAAGGTCCATCGGCGTGCCGATCTGTTCGATCTTGCCCTCGGACATGATCACGATCCGGTCGGCAAGGCTCATCGCCTCCACCTGGTCATGGGTCACGAAGACGAATGTCGCGCCCAGACGGCGGTGCAGGTCCTTCAATTCCGCGCGCAGCTGGGTGCGCAGCTTGGCGTCGAGGTTCGACAAGGGCTCGTCGAACAGGAACACCGCCGGTTCGCGCACGATGGCCCGCCCCATGGCGACGCGCTGGCGCTGACCGCCCGACAATTGCCGCGGCTTGCGGTCGAGAAATTTCTCGATCTGCAGCGTGGCCGCGGCCTGCGCGATGCGCCGGTCGATCTCGGGGCGCGGCGTGCCCTTGTTCTTCAGCCCGTATTCCATGTTCTTGCGCACGGACATGTGGGGGTAGAGCGCGTAATTCTGGAACACCATGGCGATGTCGCGTTCGGCGGGTTCGAGCTTGTTCACGACCCGACCCGCGATCTCGACCTCGCCCTCCGTGATCGTCTCGAGCCCTGCGATCATCCGCAGGATCGTCGATTTCCCGCAGCCCGAGGGGCCGACCAGCACGATGAATTCCCCATCCGCGATATCGACCGAGGCCCCGCGCACCGCGCTGACGCCGCCCGCATAGGTTTTGCCCACGTTTCTCAGTTTCAGCTCGGCCATGGTTATTTCTCGCTGTCCACAAGGCCCTTCACGAAAAGCCTCTGCATGAAGATGACGACGGCGACGGGTGGCAGCATGGCCAGCACGGTCACCGACATGATGGAATTCCACAAGGGTTCGCTGTCGACCACATCGGCCATCCGCTTGATGCCCGCGACGATGGTCTGGTAGCTGTCATCGGTCGTGACAAGGATGGGCCAGAGATACTGGTTCCAGCCATAGATGAAGAGGATCACGAACAAGGCCGCGATATTGGTCTGGGACATCGGCAAGAGGATGTCCTTGAAGAATTTCATCGGCCCCGCCCCGTCGATCCGGGCGGCTTCCATCATCTCGTCGGGGATGGTCAGAAACACCTGCCGGAACAGGAAGGTGGCCGTGGCCGATGCCATCAGCGGCACGGTCAGGCCGGTGTAGGAATTCAGCATGTTGAGGTTCGAGATCACCTCGAAGGTCGGCACGATCCGCACCTCAACGGGCAGCATCAGCGTGATGAAGATCATCCAGAAGGCCAGCACCCGGAACGGAAAGCGGAAATAGACGATGGCGAATGCCGACAGGATCGAGATGACGATTTTGCCGAACGCGATGGCCAGCGCCATGATCATCGAATTGGTCAGCATCACCCCGATGGGCACCGACATCTGCGCGGCGATACCGCCCTCGAAGACGCCCGAATAGGTCTCGACCGCGTTCGCCCCCGGCAAGAGCGGGATGGTCCCCGAGGTGAAGGCCGTCGGCTCATGCGTCGAGGCGATGACTGCCACATAGACCGGAAAGGCCACGATCACGACGCCCAGGATCAGGACGGCATGGGCCAGGTAGTCAAGCCAGCGTTGATTTTCGACCATGTCCTTGCCCCCCTCAGTAGGTCACGCGCCGTTCCACGAAGCGGAACTGGATCACGGTCAAAACGATCACAAGGCCCATCAAGATCACCGATTGCGCCGCCGACGAGCCGAAGTTCAGGCCGACGAACCCGTCGCGGAACACCTTGTAGACAAGGATATTGGTGGCCTGTGCAGGCCCCCCTTCGGTCGTGGCGTCGATCACGGCGAAGGTCTCGAACAGCGTGTAGACGATGTTGACGACCAACAGGAAAAAGGTCGTCGGCGACAAGAGCGGCAAGGTGATGGTCCAGAACCGCTTGAACGGCCCCGCGCCGTCGATCGCGGCGGCCTCGCGCAAGCTATTGGGGATGGATTGCAGCCCTGCCACGAAGAACAGGAAATTGTAGCTGATCTGCTTCCACGCGGCGGCCACGACCACAAGGATCATCGCATCCGACGGCGTCAGCAGATGGTTCCAGTCATAGCCGAACCAGTTTTCCAGGATATAGGGCATGATCCCGATCGTGGGGTTGAAGATGAACCACCACAGAATGCCCGCCACCGCAGGGGCCACCGCATAGGGCCAGACCAGAAGCGTCGTATAGGCCCGCCCCGACCGGATCATCCGGTCCACGGCCAAGGCCAGCACCAGCGACACACCCAGCGCGAGGATCACGGTCGAGATCGAAAAGATCACCGTCACCTTGATCGCGTTCAGATATTCGGGGCTGTCCAAGAGCCGCTCGTAATTGCGCAGGCCCACGAAGGTGAAATTCAGCCCGAACGCATCCTCGCGCAGAAAGGATTGGCGCACGGCTTGTGCGGCAGGCCACAGAAAGAAGATGCCGGTGATGATCAGCTGCGGTGCCAGCAACAGATAGGGCAGGCCCTTGTTGCCGAAAATCGTGCGTTTGGTCTGCATCTCGCCCCCAAGGTGCAAAGACCCGCGCCAAAAGGTTTGCGGCGCGGGCCGGTCGTCAGGTCAGCGGCTTCAGCCGTTGGCATCCTCGAAGTCGCGGATCAGCGCGTTGCCACGCTCGACCACGGCATCCAGCGCGCCCTGTGCATCGACGGCACCCGACAGCAGGCGCTCGAATTCCTCGTCGATGACGGTGCGGATCTGGACATAGTTGCCGAAGCGCAGACCGCGCGAATTGTCGGTCGGCGGGTTCAGCGTCATTTGCCGGATCGAGGTGTCCGCGCCGGGGTTGGCCTCGTAATAGCCCTGCGCCTGGCTCAGCTCATAGGCCGCCTGCGTGATCGGCAGGTAGCCCGTGTCCTGGTGCCACTGCGCCTGAACCTCGGGCGAGGAGAGGAAGTTGAAGAACTCGGCCACGCCGCGCTGCTCTTCTTCCGAACCGCCCGCCAGAACCCACAGCGTCGCGCCGCCGATGATCGAGTTCTGCGGCGCGCCCGGAACGTCGTCGTAATAGGGCAGCATGCCGAAGCCGACTTCGAAATCGGTGGCATTGGCCATCACGCCTGCGCGGCCTGCCGAAGATTCCATCATGATCCCGCAGGTCTGCGAGTAGAAGGACGGGCCGGCATCATTGCCGCCGCCGGGACCCGCATAGCGATACAGGCCCTCGTCTTCCCAGCGTGCAAGGTTCTCCCAATGGCGCACCTGCACCGGACCGTTGAAGGTCAACTCGGTTTCCAGACCGCCAAAGCCGTTTTGCAGCGTGCCGATCTGCTGGTTGTGCCAGGCCGAGAAGTTTTCCAGCTGCGCCCAGCTGACCCAGCGCGAGGTGAAGCCGCAAGGGGCCGCGCCCGACGACACGATCTGGCGCGAGAATGCCTCGACCTCGGCCCAGGTGGTGGGCGGGGTGTTGGGGTCAAGACCCGCCGCCTCGAAGACGTTGCGGTTGTAGTAGAGGATCGGCGTCGACGAATTGAACGGCATCGACAGCATGTTGCCCTCGGGGTCGGTGTAATAGCCGACAACGGCGGGCAGGAAGGCCGAGGGGTCGAAATCGACGCCCGCATTGGCCATCAGCTGGTAGACGGGAACGATCGCGCCTTCGGCCGCCATCATCGTGCCGGTGCCGACCTCGAAGACCTGGACGATATCGGGCTGCTCGCCCGCACGGAAGGCCGCGATGGCCCCGGTCATCGTTTCCGCGTAGGAGCCGCGATAGGACGGGACGACGACGAATTCGCTCTGGGTCGCGTTGAAGGCGGTCGCAAGCGCCTCGGTCTTTTCGCCCAGTTCGCCACCCATGGCATGCCACCAGTCGATCTGGGTCTGCGCGCCCGCATGGGTGCTCAGTGCGATGACGCTGACGGCGCTGGCCGCAGCGAAATGACGGAATTTCATATGTTTCTCCTCCGGCCGGTCACCCGGCGCATGTGTCGGTCAGGAAACGAAAGGGGCCTTCGTGGCATCCCCTCCGCGCGGCGCTTAACGCTCTTTTGTGACAGGTGTGTTACACCCCGAGCCGGATTGAGACATGACGTCGGGTCGAAAATCAACCAAAAGGTCAAAGCCCGCGCACAAGTTTTTTCACTTGCAAGGATCGGCCCGTTTCAGGCCGCCAGATCGATCCAGACCGGCACGTGGTCAGAGGGCTTTTCCCGCCCCCGCACGTCCTTCTCGATGCCCGCATCGCGCATCAGATCGGCGGCTTGCGGACTGAGCAGCAGGTGGTCGATGCGGATGCCGTTGTTCCGCTCCCAGGCGCCTGCCTGGTAATCCCAGAAGGAATAGAGCCCCGGTGCCTGCGTCCGCGCCCGGATCGCCTCGGTAAAGCCAAGGTTGACGATCCGCCGGAACGCCGCCCGGCTTTGCGGCAGCGCCAGCGCATCCGCGCGCCAGGCTTCGGGCTTGGCCGCATCCTCGTCTTGCGGGATCACGTTGTAATCGCCCGCCAGAACCAGCGGCATCTCCTGGGCCAGCAGGCTTTTGGCATGGGCCTCCATCCGGGCCATCCATGCGAGCTTGTAGTCGTATTTCGGCCCCGGCGCGGGGTTCCCGTTGGGCAGGTACAGCCCGCAGACCCGCACGGCATGGGTATCCCCGATCACGCTCGCCTCGATCCAGCGCGCCTGTTCGTCCTCCGCATCGCCGGGCAGACCCCGGCTCACATCCTCCAGCGGCAGTTTCGACAGGATCGCGACCCCGTTGAAGCCCTTCTGGCCATGGGTTTCCACCCGGTAGCCCATGTCCTCGAAATGCTCGCGGGGAAAGCCTTCGTCGACCGACTTGATCTCTTGCAACAGCGCCACATCGGGCTGGAAGGCGGCCAGCCAATCGCTCAACGCCTCGATCCGCGCCTTGATGCCGTTGATGTTGAATGTC contains:
- a CDS encoding Crp/Fnr family transcriptional regulator, producing MPAPAKEGSWIDRFDGLSGLEPRIRDILTARSQLVRLPKGTVVFAPGKSPENLLLLLSGTVRVQQLGENGREVVLYRATAGESCVLTTACMLAYEDHAAEGIAETEVTAAAIPRAVFDDLVASSKEFRNFVFRAYSRRMTDLFRVIEDIAFRRMDIRLAQKIIERADTGVLKATHAQLAAELGTAREVISRQLAEFQRRGWVAQSRGTVEILDCAALRQLAEG
- a CDS encoding DUF6691 family protein — protein: MHLIALYLIGVIFGTGIVVSGMANPAKVINFFDVAGTWDPSLIFVMGGALIVTAVGYRLVFGRSRPIWEGRFMLPTARNLDPRLIGGSAVFGIGWGIAGFCPGGALPALGTGRIDVIAFVGALILGIFTAKFLQNLSRPKAQAA
- the ugpE gene encoding sn-glycerol-3-phosphate ABC transporter permease UgpE codes for the protein MVENQRWLDYLAHAVLILGVVIVAFPVYVAVIASTHEPTAFTSGTIPLLPGANAVETYSGVFEGGIAAQMSVPIGVMLTNSMIMALAIAFGKIVISILSAFAIVYFRFPFRVLAFWMIFITLMLPVEVRIVPTFEVISNLNMLNSYTGLTVPLMASATATFLFRQVFLTIPDEMMEAARIDGAGPMKFFKDILLPMSQTNIAALFVILFIYGWNQYLWPILVTTDDSYQTIVAGIKRMADVVDSEPLWNSIMSVTVLAMLPPVAVVIFMQRLFVKGLVDSEK
- a CDS encoding YeeE/YedE family protein, with the translated sequence MIETAFTPWQSLGGGVLIGLASVLLMLSVGRIMGATGVLAGIFAPASVADFSWRVALLLGMVTGPAVYWLVTGGMPEITVPASMPMLLIGGFIVGIGVTYGSGCTSGHGVCGMARLSPRSIAATLTFMATTAATVFVIRHVIGG
- a CDS encoding MBL fold metallo-hydrolase, whose product is MKDYPVNMTVTPEVQAFFDEATNTISYIVKDPNSSSCAIVDSVMDIDYAAGRITYDHADELIRQVETQGLKLEWIIETHVHADHLSAAPYIQQKLGGKIGIGSKIMVVQDTFGKIFNEGTEFQRDGSQFDALFEDGDTYMIGTMQAFAMYTPGHTPACMVHVMGDAAFVGDTLFMPDGGSARADFPGGDAGTLYDSIQKVLTLPDETRLFMCHDYGPNGRDIQWETTVGEERAHNIHVGAGKTKEEFVKFRTERDAQLAMPRLIIPSLQVNMRAGAIPTDKDGRPMLKVPVNGL
- a CDS encoding SulP family inorganic anion transporter, with product MKTDLIALATRYIPVLDWGRSYSRDALHNDLMAAVIVTIMLIPQSLAYAMLAGLPPEAGLYASILPIILYAIFGTSRALAVGPVAVVSLMTAAAVGQVAEQGTAGYAIAALTLAAMSGAILLGMGLLKLGFLANFLSHPVIAGFITASGILIAASQLKHILGISASGHTLPEVLWTLVEHLGDADPVTMVIGVGATAFLFWVRKGLKPFLIARGLKPKLADVAQKAGPVAAVVVTTLIVWGFGLADRGVRIVGDVPQSLPPLTLPSFDVDLLRALFVPALLISVIGFVESISVAQTLAAKKRQRIDPNQELIGLGAANLGAGFTGGYPVTGGFARSVVNYDAGAETPAAGAYTAVGLAIAAMALTPLIYFLPTATLAATIIVAVMSLVDFSILKTAWRYSKADFAAVAATILLTLGFGVETGVSAGVILSILLHLYKTSKPHVAEVGLVPGTQHFRNIHRHKVETDPAVLTIRIDESLYFPNARFLEDYVLGRVVEGGPIRHVVLMCSAVNVIDFSALEALEALNRRLKDMGVTLHLSEVKGPVTDRLEKTHFLQDLTGRVFLSQYDAWVALTAAPPPAKAAG
- a CDS encoding bifunctional protein tyrosine phosphatase family protein/NAD(P)/FAD-dependent oxidoreductase, which produces MDARTINAGLSVSPQITADDVQTAKDHGFRAIICNRPDGEGMDQPNFEEIETAAKALGLETRYLPITAGKVQDADATAFGKLLTELPGPVLAYCRTGTRSATLWSLAVAKDKPVSDILAATKAAGYDMAGVVRRIVNGGKTPTDRADAQFDVVIVGGGAAGLSVAASIRSRKPDLDIAVIDPADIHYYQPGWTMVGGGIFGAAKTAKTMGSVMPAGVHWIKSAVAAFEPADNAVILDGCRVVKYRRLIVCPGLKLDWNRVEGLVDTLGQNGVTSNYRYDLAPYTWNLVKGMKQGRAIFTQPPMPIKCAGAPQKALYLSGDHWHREGVLDQIDIQFMNAGGVLFGVKDYVPALQSYMNRYKAELNFFHNLTAIDGPAKKAWFEVKTPEAEARTVEVEFDMIHVVPPQIAPDFIRVSPLADAAGWVDVDQATLRHKTFENIWSLGDVMNAPNAKTAAAARMQAPIVAENLCDDIEGRSPTAIYNGYGSCPLTVEKGKIVLAEFGYGGTLLPSFPKWVIDGTRPSRAAWLLKEQILPPFYWKAMLRGKEWMVKPEKVTAR
- the ugpA gene encoding sn-glycerol-3-phosphate ABC transporter permease UgpA, encoding MQTKRTIFGNKGLPYLLLAPQLIITGIFFLWPAAQAVRQSFLREDAFGLNFTFVGLRNYERLLDSPEYLNAIKVTVIFSISTVILALGVSLVLALAVDRMIRSGRAYTTLLVWPYAVAPAVAGILWWFIFNPTIGIMPYILENWFGYDWNHLLTPSDAMILVVVAAAWKQISYNFLFFVAGLQSIPNSLREAAAIDGAGPFKRFWTITLPLLSPTTFFLLVVNIVYTLFETFAVIDATTEGGPAQATNILVYKVFRDGFVGLNFGSSAAQSVILMGLVIVLTVIQFRFVERRVTY
- the ugpC gene encoding sn-glycerol-3-phosphate ABC transporter ATP-binding protein UgpC gives rise to the protein MAELKLRNVGKTYAGGVSAVRGASVDIADGEFIVLVGPSGCGKSTILRMIAGLETITEGEVEIAGRVVNKLEPAERDIAMVFQNYALYPHMSVRKNMEYGLKNKGTPRPEIDRRIAQAAATLQIEKFLDRKPRQLSGGQRQRVAMGRAIVREPAVFLFDEPLSNLDAKLRTQLRAELKDLHRRLGATFVFVTHDQVEAMSLADRIVIMSEGKIEQIGTPMDLYERPASRFVAEFIGAPPMNVFELGTPAGQAIAALAGGAPAGAVAAGVRPETLRIGREGPEAEVVLVEALGAETLVHLRMGEDRLIQRDGHASRVREGDSLRLFAEPETVLFFDQAGRSMAQHAQPALSVVE